Proteins encoded in a region of the Zonotrichia albicollis isolate bZonAlb1 chromosome 22, bZonAlb1.hap1, whole genome shotgun sequence genome:
- the LOC113460267 gene encoding C-C motif chemokine 4-like has protein sequence MGTASRVLCALLILCTLCWHSLAQRAPAMPDKCCFNFQTRRIKRDNVVACYPTSPECPHQAVIFRVRNGKEICTQASRPWVKRYQQSFQVSSFSIPS, from the exons ATGGGGACAGCATCCAGGGTGCTCTGtgccctcctcatcctctgcacgctgtgctggcacagcctggctcaga GAGCTCCAGCCATGCCAGACAAGTGCTGCTTCAACTTTCAGACCAGGAGGATCAAGAGGGACAACGTGGTGGCCTGCTACCCCACCAGCCCCGAGTGCCCGCACCAGGCTGTGAT ctTCAGGGTGAGGAACGGGAAGGAGATCTGCACGCAGGCCAGCAGGCCGTGGGTCAAGAGGTACCAGCAGAGCTTCCAAGtcagctccttctccatcccCAGCTAG
- the LOC106629880 gene encoding C-C motif chemokine 13-like, which translates to MRISLALLVLLLAAAWTGSQGMSFRSLRAKCCSKEMFYHRKIQESRILGYLETASTCTHRAVFVKLLKGMVCVDPGKKWFQEYLRKQKNPNSTST; encoded by the exons ATGAGGatctccctggccctgctcgtcctgctgctggcagctgcctgGACTGGAAGCCAGGGCATGTCCT TCCGCAGCCTCAGAGCCAAGTGCTGCTCCAAGGAAATGTTCTACCACCGGAAAATCCAAGAGTCCCGGATCTTGGGCTACCTGGAAACAGCCTCCACCTGCACCCACAGGGCTGTCTT TGTGAAGCTGCTGAAAGGGATGGTGTGTGTGGACCCAGGCAAGAAATGGTTCCAGGAGTACCTGAGGAAGCAGAAGAATCCAAACAGCACCTCCACGTGA